From the Polaribacter gangjinensis genome, the window TCGGAATTAAAAATTTAATTGCAGGAATATTATTAGGAATTCCAAATTATTTTTCAATCATTTTTTTGATAAAATCTTTACAAACAAAAGGTTTTGAAAGTTCTATGTTATTCACCATCAATAATGTAGTTATTGTGGTTTTATCAACAATTTTTGGTGTCATTTTATTTAAAGAACATTTTTCTTTGAAAAATAAAATTGGAATTGTTCTCGCTGTTTTCGGAATAATAATGGTTGCAATGTCATGATAGAAGACGTATATAAAACGATCGAAAAACCATCTCAGGAAACTCTTTTTAAAGAAAAAAGCAGTAAGTTTTTTGGGTATGCTTTTCCCATTTCTTCAGAGGAAGATGTGAAAAATATTCTTGAAAATTTAAAAAAGCAACACCACACAGCAAATCATTTTTGCTTTGCATATCAACTAGGATTTCCGGAAAAAAGATTTCGAGTTTCGGATGATGGTGAACCTAGTAATTCAGCTGGAATGCCAATTTATGGGCAAATTCAAGCTTTTGATGTTACCAATATTTTAGTAGTTTCTGTTCGTTATTTTGGTGGTACAAAACTAGGTGTTGGTGGTTTGATGAGTGCTTATAAAACTTCAGCACAACTTACTTTAGAAACCTCCGAAATTGTTGAAAAAACGGTTAATGAACAATTCAGAATTTACTTTACTTATGAGGTTATGAACAAAGTTTCACGCATTTTAAAACAATTTGATGTTTATGTGACTCATCAAAAATTAGAAGTTTCTTGTGAATATATAATTTCAGTCAGAAAAAAAGATACTTTAAAAGTATTTGAAATTTTCAGTGAAATGTATCCAA encodes:
- a CDS encoding IMPACT family protein; the encoded protein is MIEDVYKTIEKPSQETLFKEKSSKFFGYAFPISSEEDVKNILENLKKQHHTANHFCFAYQLGFPEKRFRVSDDGEPSNSAGMPIYGQIQAFDVTNILVVSVRYFGGTKLGVGGLMSAYKTSAQLTLETSEIVEKTVNEQFRIYFTYEVMNKVSRILKQFDVYVTHQKLEVSCEYIISVRKKDTLKVFEIFSEMYPITIEKLES